The following coding sequences lie in one Rutidosis leptorrhynchoides isolate AG116_Rl617_1_P2 chromosome 6, CSIRO_AGI_Rlap_v1, whole genome shotgun sequence genomic window:
- the LOC139854486 gene encoding uncharacterized protein, which yields MSILNSLASTHQSPPIPTLLNPLVPQKIGIHIWRISLNKLPVRTELDKRGIDLHSTRCPVCDDDIETLQHTFLYCKSSLDIWNRIFKWWKLDHQCITCLSDLSKCPNPMLNSNLGLSIWQAVVWVTCYFIWQNRNNHVFGKDTLGSSKIVADIQAKCFEWINARWKKGNLDWLNWISNPRMFDANPPKDGIG from the coding sequence ATGTCCATTCTGAATTCTCTAGCTTCCACGCATCAGTCTCCACCGATCCCGACTCTTCTCAATCCTTTGGTTCCTCAAAAAATTGGTATCCACATTTGGAGAATTAGCCTTAACAAGCTACCGGTGAGAACCGAGCTCGATAAAAGAGGTATAGATCTCCACTCTACCAGGTGCCCGGTATGTGATGACGACATTGAAACTCTTCAGCACACTTTCTTGTATTGCAAAAGTTCCTTGGATATTTGGAATAGGATTTTTAAATGGTGGAAATTGGACCATCAATGCATTACATGCCTCTCCGATTTATCCAAGTGCCCGAATCCCATGCTAAATTCTAATCTAGGACtttccatttggcaagccgttgttTGGGTCACGTGTTATTTTATTTGGCAAAATCGAAACAACCATGTTTTCGGCAAAGATACTCTTGGCTCTTCAAAAATTGTCGCGGATATTCAAGCTAAATGCTTTGAATGGATCAACGCCAGATGGAAGAAAGGCAACCTTGATTGGCTTAATTGGATCTCAAACCCGAGAATGTTTGATGCAAACCCGCCTAAAGATGGTATCGGCTAA
- the LOC139854485 gene encoding uncharacterized protein produces MAVAVTCEMIGFKPLGENSRRDRSKFCVFHDDYGHDTNHCRDLAKLIVEAYKQGKLDHLIAQGATSTANAIIMSAEANAPNVPNVAERKAPAVKNLGVKMIASWKCPSITFPPTNLTTNVDKPVVVSCCIANTGIMIMKVHVDTGRSVDVVYEQSFSKLPADVQALMKPTAVSLAGFSGESTRPIGQLELQIELVDDCDESLRRQALLNLYIIRSQSRFNMILGRTALHMFGAIPSTIHGMVKFSANKGIGTLTSAEVEPFCAMIMACENMGVEGHSVHSE; encoded by the exons ATGGCGGTGGCGGTTACCTGCGAAATGATAGGTTTTAAG CCTTTAGGGGAGAATAGTAGGCGGGATAGGTCAAAGTTTTGTGTctttcatgatgattatggtcatgacaccAATCACTGTAGAGACTTAGCGAAACTAATCGTGGAGGCGTATAAGCAAGGAAAGCTGGACCATTTAATTGCACAAGGTGCTACAAGTACTGCGAATGCGATTATAATGTCTGCAGAAGCTAATGCTCCAAATGTACCAAATGTGGCTGAGCGAAAGGCTCCTGCGGTGAAAAATCTCGGAGTAAAAATG ATTGCAAGCTGGAAATGTCCTTCTATTACTTTTCCTCCTACAAATCTGACTACGAATGTAGACAAACCAGTGGTGGTTTCATGTTGCATTGCAAATACTGGCATAATGATTATGAAGGTTCATGTGGATACTGGTAGAAGTGTTGATGTTGTGTACGAACAAAGTTTTAGCAAATTGCCCGCAGATGTtcaggctttgatgaaacctactgcggtttcacttgcaGGATTTTCAGGAGAGTCAACTAGGCCTATTGGTCAGTTGGAGTTGCAAATTGAGCTAGTTGATGATTGTGATGAGTCGTTAAGGCGACAAGCTTTATTGAATCTTTATATAATTCGAAGTCAgtcgcgattcaatatgatacttgggcgcactGCTTTGCACATGTTTGGCGCTATCCCTTCTACTATACATGGCATGGTTAAATTTTCTGCTAATAAGGGAATTGGCACGCTAACTTCTGCGGAAGTAGAGCCGTTTTGCGCTATGATTATGGCATGTGAAAACATGGGTGTTGAGGGGCATTCAGTCCACTCTGAATAA
- the LOC139851597 gene encoding transcription factor MYB41-like, whose product MGRSPCCDKNGLKKGPWTAEEDQKLVDYIQKNGYGNWRTLPKNAGLHRCGKSCRLRWTNYLRPDIKRGRFTFEEEETIIQLHSVLGNKWSAIATRLPGRTDNEIKNYWNTHIKKRLIRMGIDPVTHNPRLDLLDISSILSSLFNSSSRTNMFGVPPIVNPGHLRLAGQFGIPNHIRDNLLVQLQNHDHHTLFQEIPNTISFATNLVEPNVDQPPSTFTHCDTEKFQLNDWQKYLDNFIAIDNYDYNQQLNEPSLNTTSSDFELKTHLSNLSTPSSSPTPINSSSNSTTYINGSSTEDERELSYCSNLFKNDYQDILESNVFM is encoded by the exons ATGGGAAGATCACCTTGTTGTGATAAAAATGGTTTAAAGAAAGGTCCATGGACTGCAGAAGAAGATCAAAAGCTTGTTGATTACATTCAGAAGAATGGTTATGGAAATTGGAGAACTCTTCCCAAGAATGCTG GTTTACATAGATGTGGAAAAAGTTGTCGGTTAAGATGGACAAATTATCTAAGGCCTGATATTAAACGAGGAAGGTTTACTTTTGAAGAAGAGGAAACAATCATTCAACTACATAGTGTTTTGGGGAACAA GTGGTCCGCTATTGCAACTCGATTACCAGGAAGAACAGATAACGAAATCAAGAATTATTGGAACACGCATATTAAGAAAAGACTTATTCGAATGGGAATTGATCCGGTCACTCACAATCCTCGACTTGATCTTCTAGATATCTCATCCATTTTGAGCTCACTTTTTAATAGCTCGTCTCGCACAAACATGTTTGGTGTTCCACCTATAGTGAACCCCGGACATTTAAGGTTAGCAGGCCAATTTGGAATCCCTAATCACATTCGAGACAATCTTCTAGTCCAACTTCAAAACCATGATCACCACACCCTTTTTCAAGAAATTCCTAATACTATCTCATTTGCTACAAACCTTGTGGAACCAAATGTAGACCAACCTCCATCAACTTTTACCCATTGTGACAcagaaaaatttcaactaaatgattgGCAAAAATATCTTGATAACTTCATTGCCATAGACAACTACGATTACAATCAACAACTAAATGAGCCTAGTTTGAATACTACTTCAAGCGATTTCGAGCTCAAAACACATTTATCAAACCTATCGACACCTTCATCAAGTCCAACTCCTATAAACTCGAGCTCAAATTCAACTACTTACATCAATGGAAGCAGCACGGAAGATGAAAGAGAACTCAGCTATTGTAGTAACTTGTTCAAAAATGATTATCAAGATATCTTGGAATCAAATGTTTTTATGTAA